A genome region from Phoenix dactylifera cultivar Barhee BC4 chromosome 18, palm_55x_up_171113_PBpolish2nd_filt_p, whole genome shotgun sequence includes the following:
- the LOC103698038 gene encoding rRNA-processing protein UTP23 homolog isoform X1, whose product MRVKKQKRHRKVVRFFSACFGFREPFKVLCDGTFVHHLLLHRLTPADDALSRLLGGRALLSTTRCIIGELKSLGESHYESLAAAQQLITARCDHERRVSAMACIESVIGEGNSEHYFVATQDADIRKKFREVPGIPVIYGLRNSLFIEQPSAPQREYVKSTEEKRLHASESEFRKLLKRELKDGLANDSGNEVLEEAPLTRKISTAKKMLGVAEMSKFKRKKAKGPNPLSCKKKKRKDDSLVQKNEDGQAGGAKKRKRIRKRKRTRKDGKLGEPGS is encoded by the exons ATGAGGGTTAAGAAGCAGAAGCGGCACCGCAAGGTGGTGCGGTTCTTCTCGGCGTGCTTCGGGTTCCGGGAGCCCTTCAAGGTCCTCTGCGACGGCACCTTCGtccaccacctcctccttcACCGCCTCACCCCCGCCGACGACGCTCTCTCCCGCCTCCTCGGCGGGCGCGCCCTCCTATCTACCACCAG ATGCATCATTGGAGAGCTCAAAAGCCTCGGGGAGTCCCACTACGAGTCTCTTGCGGCCGCTCAGCAGCTCATCACTGCTAG GTGTGATCATGAGAGGAGGGTGAGTGCCATGGCTTGCATAGAGTCGGTCATCGGGGAGGGCAACTCAGAGCACTACTTTGTTGCCACCCAGGATGCTGATATCCGGAAAAAGTTCCGGGAG GTACCTGGCATTCCTGTGATATATGGTCTTAGAAACTCTCTCTTTATTGAACAACCTTCTGCACCTCAACGCGAATATGTTAAATCCACTGAAGAGAAACGCTTGCATGCAAGTGAATCAGAATTCCGGAAGTTACTTAAGAGGGAATTAAAGGATGGGTTGGCAAATGATTCTGGAAATGAAGTTTTGGAAGAAGCACCGCTTACGAGAAAGATCAGTACTGCAAAAAAGATGCTTGGTGTGGCAGAGATGAGTAaattcaaaaggaagaaggcaaAG GGCCCAAACCCACTTTCttgtaagaagaagaaaaggaaagatgaCTCTTTGGTCCAAAAGAATGAG GATGGCCAGGCAGGTGGtgctaaaaaaagaaagaggatcaGGAAACGAAAGAGAACTCGCAAGGATGGCAAGCTTGGAGAGCCTGGAAGTTAA
- the LOC103698038 gene encoding rRNA-processing protein UTP23 homolog isoform X2 encodes MRVKKQKRHRKVVRFFSACFGFREPFKVLCDGTFVHHLLLHRLTPADDALSRLLGGRALLSTTRCIIGELKSLGESHYESLAAAQQLITARCDHERRVSAMACIESVIGEGNSEHYFVATQDADIRKKFREVPGIPVIYGLRNSLFIEQPSAPQREYVKSTEEKRLHASESEFRKLLKRELKDGLANDSGNEVLEEAPLTRKISTAKKMLGVAEMSKFKRKKAKGPNPLSCKKKKRKDDSLVQKNEGNKSTFMLTLEEQEEREVLG; translated from the exons ATGAGGGTTAAGAAGCAGAAGCGGCACCGCAAGGTGGTGCGGTTCTTCTCGGCGTGCTTCGGGTTCCGGGAGCCCTTCAAGGTCCTCTGCGACGGCACCTTCGtccaccacctcctccttcACCGCCTCACCCCCGCCGACGACGCTCTCTCCCGCCTCCTCGGCGGGCGCGCCCTCCTATCTACCACCAG ATGCATCATTGGAGAGCTCAAAAGCCTCGGGGAGTCCCACTACGAGTCTCTTGCGGCCGCTCAGCAGCTCATCACTGCTAG GTGTGATCATGAGAGGAGGGTGAGTGCCATGGCTTGCATAGAGTCGGTCATCGGGGAGGGCAACTCAGAGCACTACTTTGTTGCCACCCAGGATGCTGATATCCGGAAAAAGTTCCGGGAG GTACCTGGCATTCCTGTGATATATGGTCTTAGAAACTCTCTCTTTATTGAACAACCTTCTGCACCTCAACGCGAATATGTTAAATCCACTGAAGAGAAACGCTTGCATGCAAGTGAATCAGAATTCCGGAAGTTACTTAAGAGGGAATTAAAGGATGGGTTGGCAAATGATTCTGGAAATGAAGTTTTGGAAGAAGCACCGCTTACGAGAAAGATCAGTACTGCAAAAAAGATGCTTGGTGTGGCAGAGATGAGTAaattcaaaaggaagaaggcaaAG GGCCCAAACCCACTTTCttgtaagaagaagaaaaggaaagatgaCTCTTTGGTCCAAAAGAATGAG GGCAATAAGTCAACATTCATGTTAACACTGGAAGAACAGGAGGAAAGAGAAGTATTGGGATAA